A region of the Acidobacteriota bacterium genome:
AAATTGTATCGACAGATACTCCCTGTTGAAAGCCGGCTCGTGGGCCCGGCGAGTATAGACACCATAACCTTGAGAGAAAGATTGGCTTTCGCCGTTGCCAGTCAAGGCCGGTACCAGGAAGCCACCGACTTGTATAGCCAGGTTCTCTCCACTCGGCAGCAGGTCCTGGGACGAAACCATCCTCACGTTGGAACTGCCTACTACAATCTGGCATGTCTGGCAGCAATTCAGAATGAGCGCGACCGGGCGCTGGCGCTCTTAGAGGATGCGGTGAAGCACGGGCTGTTGCCGTACGTAGCGGCGAACATGGACTCCGACGTGGATCTGAAGTCACTCCATGGAGACCCTCGCTTCACCGCCCTTGTCGCGCGTGCCAAAAAGAACGCCGTAGCCGTTCCACAGCCCAACTGATCGCCTGCGACCCAGAACCTACCGGCGCGGATTTTCTTTTTTCCCCCTGTCCCCTTTTTTCCTCCCTTCGCGCTCTTCCAATTGAGGCCCAGTAGGTTGGCCGGAGATTCCCCGGCAGGCTCCCTAGCCGCGAGGCAGGGCCCAACACGAACCAAAATCGAGGAGAAACTACCATGAAAGCATTTGCCAAAGTAAACCGAAGCAGAACAATGTTCGTCGCGGCCCTGGCCTGTGTGATGCTGGCGGGATCGCTCTCAGCCTTCGCTCTGGATACACGCAGGGCGAAAGCAGTGGCCGCAGTCACCATCGTTACAGATGGCCTCATCAGAGAATTTAACTCGACGACGTATGTGGGCCTATCCACGGTTTCCATAACCGTTCCCGCCACCAAGGTGCAACTGGTGGAAGCCACATTCGCCGCGGACTCTTCCTGCCAGGGGCCGGCGGGTCAAAATTGGTGTTCTCTGAGGATAGAGGCGGACGGAATAGAAATGAGCCCTGCTAGCGGCCTCAGCTACGCTTTCGATGGAGTGGGCGACGGCAACGACTATTTTGAGGGCCACGCGATGAAACGTAGCATCCTGCTGGGGCCTGGGCAACATTTCATCACCGTGGCAGGAGCAGTCAGCCTGGCCGGTGTGAAGTTCTTCCTGGATGACTGGTCTTTCACCATCACCCAATACAACAACGGAAAGTAGCACGAGTCTCACGCAGCCAAGCCAATGGGCCGGATGACCCACACATCGCGCACTCTTGTCTACTCCCAGGATATGTTGGGACGCTTTGCAAGCCATGTCCTGGGACTAGACAGTGCGGTAGCGGAAAATAAAGTGGGTATTGAGGTCTGGAGGCTGGCCACCCGCTCACTTGCCAGGGGATGAGAGCCAGTTAAACTGCAAAATCGAGGCGCCCCATTGCTATCGCGCCTCCGCCCTTTCCCAAGGAACTGTGTAGAGGTCTATCTTCCAGGAGAACAATCATGAAGCGAATTCTTTCCGCACTCAGCATTCTCGTAATCGGCAGCGCCGCTCTGTGGGCGCAGGCCAATGCCGTCGGCCCCGATACTCCTCCAACCGGCACGCAGTCGCCCACTGGGCTGACCAAACACCTGCTCAAGGGAACTTACGTGTCGGCAGGCAGCGCAGGTGCGATCGGCTCGGGGTTCACCAACATCGATGCCGCAAGTAATGTGGTTTGTCCGGGGACGGGGAATTGCCTGATTCTCGCTGATCAGGTGTTCCAGATTGGTAACACTTCCTCTGCTAGCCGGGTAGCAATTATCCTCAGAGTAGACGGCACTATGGGTGATAGCCCCTTCAACGGAGACACTCTTGCGAACGGCCACTTCACTTCTTTGACCTCCTCCCACGCCATTACCGTGCCGCATGGAACTCACACTGTGCAGACCGTAGTGTTTACAGAATTCAACGCACAGGGCGGCGACTATACCTTCCAGTACAAGGTCTACAAGCCATAGGCGGATTAGATCAGTCGAGTAGTACCGGGCCGGGTGCTCCACGTAACCCGAGGGGGCACTCGGCCGTCACTCATTGATCGCCTCGATGCCCTGCCGCTTGAGCTCTTCGAGACGGCCTTTCATCGCCTTCAGCCGGGGTGCCCCACGCATCGCGCACTTTGCGATGTGTGGATTTGACCACCACCGGAATGCGTCGAGATTACGATACTCTCCCCTGGGCCGGTACCCTTCGCATTGGCTCCTAGCCGCTAAGGGCTCTAATGTTGCCGATCAATCCCATCGGCGGTACTCTTCCGCAATGCGGCCTCTTCGCTATTCCATCAACGTCACCTTGGACGGATGCTGCGATCATCGAGCCATCATCCCGGACGAAGACTTGCATCGCCACGCGGTCGAGAACCTCAATCGGGCCGACGCCCTTCTCTTTGGCCGGGTGACTTACGAAATGATGGAGGCAGCGTTCCGGCCGCCGGTGCATGTAGAAACAGGAGCGAGGCCGGAATGGATGGAACCCTTCGCCCGGACGATCGACGCGGCAAAGAAGTACGTCGTATCGAGCACCCTTACTGTTGACCGGGTCGATTGGAACGCGGAGCTGATTCGCGGGGACATGCCACACGGCGATCTAGAGACGTCCGTTCAGCAGCTCAAGCAGCAGCCGGGTAAGGGACTGTTCCTGGGAGGCGTAAAGCTCCCGCTCGCGTTGGCGGAGCTGGGATTGATCGATGAATACGAATTTGTCGTGCACCCCCGGCTGGCGGGTCACGGGCCGACGCTGTTCACGGGTCTATCGAAGCCGATCGACTTGAAGCTCGTGAGCCGGCTGGAGTTCGGCTCGGGAGCGGTGGCGATGCGGTATGAGCCGAGAAGGTAGTCGGGTGGCCCCTGCCCATGTCTAAATAACTTGTTTCCAGGGCGCTACGCGGGGTGCCCCACACATCGCGCACTTTGCGATGTGTGGGTTTCGTTGTTCCGGAAAGCGTCTCGTGGAGACCTTCCTACCGGAAGTAGATCCACAGCCCCACCACCGTCGTCACTAGCGCCAGGCTGAACACGATGTTCATCATCCGCTCGCTCGCGGTCTCCGGAGCGGGTTTGCGCGCGATACCGTGCATCGGGATGGTGTCCATCTTGTCGTCGACGGTCGCAAAAGTGAGTCCGGCAAGTTTGCGGCGATCCGGCGCCGGCGTCATCAAGCTCACCGCAACCAACACGATCGAGCAGATGATGAACATGAAAATCGCGTAGTGCAGGAAGTTCATGGAGACCAGCCACGCCACCACTCCGGTGTACTGAACACCCTGCGCCGCCAGCAATTCGGCAACGAAACGGAATGCTCCGAGCACGAATCCGGTCATCAGCGATGAGATCGCGCCCGCGCCGTTCAGGCGAGTCCACAGAATTCCAAGCACGAAGCACGACGCGATCGGCGGGCTGATGTAGGCCTGTACGCTTTGCAGATAGATGTAGAGCTGGCTGCTGATCAAGTGAATGAACGGCACCCAGAGCAACCCGAGTACAACCATGAAGCCGGTCGCGATGCGTCCGAAGTTCACCAATTGCTTCTCCGAGGCCTGCGGACGCAGCTTCTTGTAGAAATCGAGTGTGACCAGTGTGGACGCTGAGTTGAACACCGAACTCATCGCTCCCATGACGGCAGCGAGCAGCGCGGCCATGACGAGTCCAACCAGACCGGTCGGCAACAGGTTCAGAACCAGCGTCGGATAAGCGAAGTCAGGCTTCACAACCTGATCGGGATACAGTGCGAAGGCGATAATTCCCGGCAGCACGAGCATGAATACCGGCAGAATCTTCAGGAAGCCGGCGAAGATCGTGCCTGCTTTAGCGTGACCTTCATCGCGCGCAGAGAGTACGCGTTGCACAATAACCTGGTCGGTACACCAGTACCAGATGCCGAGAATCGGCGCGCCGAAAAAGATTCCTGTCCATGGAAAATTAGGATCAGACGCCGGCTTGATCATGTGGAAATAGCTGGCCGGGACCATCGTGCGCAGATGTTCGAGTCCACCGACGCGGTGCAGTCCGATGAAAGTCAGTGCGCAGGCACCGGCGATCAGGATCAGCGTCTGAACGGTGTCGGTATAGATCACAGCAGCGAGCCCGCCGGCGATCGTATACACGCCGGTGGCAATCACGAGCACGATCGCCGTCTTCCAGAGCGACCATCCCGCGACGCGTTCGAGAACGACGCTGGCGGCGTACAGTTGCACTGAAATCTTGGTAAAGATGTAGGCAATGATCGAAATGCCGGCCAGGTACACCGCGCATTGGCGATTGAAACGGCGCTCGAGGAATTCGGGCATCGTGAACACGTTGGAGCGCAAATAGAACGGAACGAACACCCACCCGAGGATGAGCAGGATCAGGCAGGCCAACCATTCGAAGTGGCCGACGGCCAAGCCAGATGAGGCGCCGGTGCCCGAGAGTCCGATGAAGTGTTCGGTCGAAATGTTCGACACGAACAGCGAGGCGCCGATGAAGAACCATCCGATATCGCGGCTGGCGAGAAAATAGTCGGTGGAAGTGCGTTCCTTGCGAGCGAAATAAAAGCCGATGCAAAAGACAAGCAGGAAGTAAACGCCGATGATTACTAAATCAAGAGTTGCCAGATTGCGATGGGTTACGGTCGCGATGGGGTTCATCCGATGCTTGGGTCCAGCCCAGCCCCAGCCGCCAAACGGGGGCGTCCTCTCTTTTGAGTGGTTAAGCCGCGCCGCCATAATAATCCCGCACAGCGCATTACGGCATCAGAATCTGAATTTTTGTTTTCGTCGAGCCGGCACCATTGACCTGTGAACCACCGTCGTTAATAAACTGTCATCCCGAGCGAAGCGAGGGATCTGCAGTCCGCGGCAGAGGCAATCTTACGGCGTACTCAACGCCTTCTGAATAGCCGCTTCGGCAAGCGGTGCCATGATGGCGTAGCCGTCGGGGTTGGGATGCAAGCCATCAGCCGCCAATTCCTTCTTCAATAACCCAGCCGGATCGACCATTGCGCTGAAGTAGTCGAGATAGACACATCCATTTGCGGCGCAATATTCGTGCAACCAACGATTGAGTTCGCGGATCTTCTCCGGCGAGCGCTGGGCAAATGGATCCTGCGATTGCGGCGTGTAGTTGTGCACGGGGAGCACCGACGAAAAGACCACGCGAATATTGTGGGCGCGAGCCAGTTCCGCGAGAGACGCGTAGTTCGCTTCAACCTGCTCCAGCGACATTGGCCCCGTATTGCCTGCAATGTCATTGGTCCCGGCAAGAACGACGACGGCCGCCGGTTGGAGATTGATGACATCGGCGCGGAACCGGATCAGCATCTGCGGCGTTGTTTGTCCGCCAATCCCGCGGTTCACGTACGGCTTGCCGGGAAAATACTTGGCGATGGGCCAGATGTCGGTGATGGAGTCGCCGAAAAAAACCACGCGTCGTTCGCCCGCTGCCGGCGTCTTTAGCTCGGCATTGGCATCGCGATAGCGAGCGAGTTCTCCAAAGTCATTCAGCAAGATGGATGCCCTCGAAAGCCTCCACTCTCCCAGGCTTTTCGCTGCCTTCGAGTCCGGCGGCGCCTGCGCAAAAGAAAAACTAGAAAAAAGAGCTGACAGCAGGATCGTCACTGCGATTCGCAAACGGAACATGGTTCGCATCTTCATGCAGATACTCTACACTCGCTCCGCAAGCGGGGGTGTAGACTCCTCAGATCGACGGAAGAGGAATGCCATTTTGACGGTCACGATATCCGCCAGGAGACGATTGCGGTGCTTGCCGCTTGTCATGTGGATCGGCGTGCTCGCTCTCGCATCGATTCTTCAAGCCAATAGTAAGTGGGGCTTTCCCGCGTGGCGCCGCGTGAGTGACGATCCGATCCTTGCACCGCAGGGAAAAAGCTGGGAATCGGCGGGTACGTTCAATCCCGCCGTGGTCATTCACAACGGCAAGTTTGTCATGCTCTACCGGGCCCAAGACGCCCAGGGAACCTCTCGCCTCGGCTACGCGGAGAGCACCGATGGAATTCACTTCACACGTCGCGATGAGCCGGTGCTATCTCCAGTAGCCGACTATGAGAAAAATGGTGGAGTGGAAGACCCTCGGCTGGTTGCGATCAACGGCGTGTATTACCTCACCTACACCGGCTACAACAAAGAAGACGCTCAGCTGTGCCTGGCGACTTCGAAGGACTTGATCCATTGGGATCGCAAAGGCGTGATCCTGCCCGCGTACAAAGGAAATTGGAACGTCGGCTGGACCAAGTCGGGGGCGATCCTGACACAGAAAGTTCAAGGCAAGTACTGGATGTATTTCCTTGGGACGACTCGAGAAAAGACCGACGAAATGGGTCTGGCCTCTTCGACTGACCTGGTGCACTGGCAGGAAGAGACGATGACGCCGGTAGTGCCGCGGCGGCCAGGCAGCTTCGATGCACGCGTGGTCGAGCCGGGTCCGCCGCCGATCATCACGAAGGACGGCATCGTCCTGATCT
Encoded here:
- a CDS encoding family 43 glycosylhydrolase codes for the protein MWIGVLALASILQANSKWGFPAWRRVSDDPILAPQGKSWESAGTFNPAVVIHNGKFVMLYRAQDAQGTSRLGYAESTDGIHFTRRDEPVLSPVADYEKNGGVEDPRLVAINGVYYLTYTGYNKEDAQLCLATSKDLIHWDRKGVILPAYKGNWNVGWTKSGAILTQKVQGKYWMYFLGTTREKTDEMGLASSTDLVHWQEETMTPVVPRRPGSFDARVVEPGPPPIITKDGIVLIYNGADEKLVYRVGIAVFDVKNPARLLWRSESPVLVPEKSWEKVGQVPNVVFVEGMARKGAQYLFYYGGADQYVGVAESSLTGKTPQLPTLNTH
- a CDS encoding sodium/solute symporter (Members of the Solute:Sodium Symporter (SSS), TC 2.A.21 as described in tcdb.org, catalyze solute:Na+ symport. Known solutes for members of the family include sugars, amino acids, nucleosides, inositols, vitamins, urea or anions, depending on the system.), translating into MNPIATVTHRNLATLDLVIIGVYFLLVFCIGFYFARKERTSTDYFLASRDIGWFFIGASLFVSNISTEHFIGLSGTGASSGLAVGHFEWLACLILLILGWVFVPFYLRSNVFTMPEFLERRFNRQCAVYLAGISIIAYIFTKISVQLYAASVVLERVAGWSLWKTAIVLVIATGVYTIAGGLAAVIYTDTVQTLILIAGACALTFIGLHRVGGLEHLRTMVPASYFHMIKPASDPNFPWTGIFFGAPILGIWYWCTDQVIVQRVLSARDEGHAKAGTIFAGFLKILPVFMLVLPGIIAFALYPDQVVKPDFAYPTLVLNLLPTGLVGLVMAALLAAVMGAMSSVFNSASTLVTLDFYKKLRPQASEKQLVNFGRIATGFMVVLGLLWVPFIHLISSQLYIYLQSVQAYISPPIASCFVLGILWTRLNGAGAISSLMTGFVLGAFRFVAELLAAQGVQYTGVVAWLVSMNFLHYAIFMFIICSIVLVAVSLMTPAPDRRKLAGLTFATVDDKMDTIPMHGIARKPAPETASERMMNIVFSLALVTTVVGLWIYFR
- a CDS encoding dihydrofolate reductase family protein, with translation MRPLRYSINVTLDGCCDHRAIIPDEDLHRHAVENLNRADALLFGRVTYEMMEAAFRPPVHVETGARPEWMEPFARTIDAAKKYVVSSTLTVDRVDWNAELIRGDMPHGDLETSVQQLKQQPGKGLFLGGVKLPLALAELGLIDEYEFVVHPRLAGHGPTLFTGLSKPIDLKLVSRLEFGSGAVAMRYEPRR
- a CDS encoding SGNH/GDSL hydrolase family protein, which codes for MFRLRIAVTILLSALFSSFSFAQAPPDSKAAKSLGEWRLSRASILLNDFGELARYRDANAELKTPAAGERRVVFFGDSITDIWPIAKYFPGKPYVNRGIGGQTTPQMLIRFRADVINLQPAAVVVLAGTNDIAGNTGPMSLEQVEANYASLAELARAHNIRVVFSSVLPVHNYTPQSQDPFAQRSPEKIRELNRWLHEYCAANGCVYLDYFSAMVDPAGLLKKELAADGLHPNPDGYAIMAPLAEAAIQKALSTP